The DNA region TAATCGATGACGCCGACGATGTCCTCGCGGGTCAGAATCCGCTCGGCCATGGGCGTCGACAGGCCCAGCTTCTTGTTCATCTTGTAGCGACCGACGCGCCCAAGGTCGTAGCGCTTGGGGTCGAAGAAGCGGGCGCTCAGAACCGAGCGGCCGCCTTCCACGGAAGGCATGTCGCCGGGGCGCAGCTTGCGATATACCTCGACAAGCGCCTGCTCCATGGTGTCGGTCTTGTCCGCATCCAGGGTCTTCTGCAGGAACTCCTGGTGGCGGAACAGTTCCTGCATCTCGTGGTTCTGGTAACCCAACGCCCGCAACAGGACGGTTGCCAGCAGCTTGCGGGTCTTGTCGATCCGAACGTAGATCAGGTCATTGACGTCCGTCTCGAACTTCAACCAAGCCCCGCGATTGGGGATGATGGTCGCCGAGTACACCTTCTTGCCCGACGGGTCGGTCTCTCGCTTGTAATAGACCCCGGGCGACCGGACGATCTGAGACACGATGACGCGCTCGGCGCCGTTGATGATGAAGGTGCCCTGATCCGTCATAACGGGCAAATCGCCGACAAAGATTTCCTGTTCCTTGACCTCACCCGTCTCCTTCGAGACAAGCCGCACCGGGATGCGCAGCGGGCGGGCGTACGTGGCGTCGCGGGCCCGGCATTCATCAACCGTGTACTTGGGCGTTCCCAAGGTGTAGTTGGTCAGGAAGTGGAGTTCCAGACGGTTGGAGTAATCATTGATCGGAGAAAACGACAGCAGCTCCTCCTTCAACCCTTCCTCGAGGAACCACTGGAACGAGTTGCGCTGAATCTCGATGAGATCCGGCAGGTTATCGGCCAATGAGGTCACACCGCTGTAAGGGGTTACCCGGAGCTTATTCGTTGTAGGCATTCACACCACCCTTAGCTTGTAAGGACAAACGGACGTCTTCGCGCCCACTGCGCACCCCGCAACGGCGGGCCGGCTTGCTGACCGCTTCTTCAGCGTCACTGAACTGGGGGGCGCACCCCATTCGGTGGCTGGCGATCACTTAAGATTCCATTAAATTTTGCGCAGAACAACCATCTTACGCTCCCCCATGGACAACGTCAAGGGCGCATCAGGCCAGGGATCCAACCCTGCCGCGAGGGCTGGCTCAGCTTGACTTCGCGACCTTTGCGGCGGTATGATCGACCGTGATTTTGGGTAGATCGTCGCGCGAGTTTGCGCCGTGCAGACATCTCCAGTACGAGTCGAACATCCGGGTCACCGACTGCCATCGATTCGAAAACCCACCCAGCAACCCAAGCGGTGCGATGTTCGAGACACTGTCAGACAAGATTCAGGGCGTTTTTAGCCGCCTCGTGCGCGGCCAAGGCAAACTGACCGAAGACAACATTTCCGAGGCCTTGCGCGAGGTGCGTCGGGCCCTGCTCGAGGCCGACGTCAACCTGGGCGTGGTCAAGACGTTCGTGGCGCGTGTCAAGGAACAGGCACTCGGCGAAGCCGTCTTGTCGGGTTTGAATCCCGGGCAGACCTTCATCAAGATCGTCCACGATGAACTCATCACGGTGATGGGCCAGGAAGCCGCGCCCTTGGCCAAGGCCCCAACCGGCGTCACGGTCATCCTGATGGCCGGGCTTCAAGGCATGGGAAAGACCACCACCGCAGGCAAGCTGGCCCTCCTGTTGAAGCGACAGGGCATGCGCCCCTTGCTGGCAGCCGCTGACATCTACCGCCCCGCGGCCATCCAGCAGTTGCAAACCCTCGGCAAGCAGATTGACGTTCCAGTGCATGCCCCGGGGGCGATCGATCCGCTGGAAATCGCCGCTCAGGCGTTACAGCGAGCAGAGGCGGAATCATACAACTACCTGATTGTCGACACGGCGGGGCGGCTGCACGTCGACGCGTCGATGATGGATGAGATCACGCGTCTGAAAGCCTTCCTGAAGCCTGCCGAGGTGTTGCTGGTCGTCGATGCCATGATCGGACAAGATGCCGTTCAGATGGCTTCCTCGTTCAATGAGGCCTTGGGGATCAGCGGCGTCGTCCTGACCAAACTCGACGGCGACACGCGCGGGGGAGCGGCCCTCTCGATCCGCCAGGTCACCGGCTGTCCGATCAAGTTTATGGGAACCAGTGAGAAGCTGGACGGCCTCGAGGCCTTCCACCCAGAGCGAATTGCCACGCGCATCCTTGGTATGGGAGATGTCCTCACGCTGATCGAGCGGGCCCAGCAAGCCATCACCTTGGACGAAGCCAAGGCGCTCGAAGCAAAGATGCGAAAGGCCGAGTTCACGCTGGAGGACTTTGCGCAGCAACTTCAACAGATGAAGAAGATCGGTTCGATGGGGCAAATCCTCGAGATGCTTCCCATCCCTGGCTTGAAACAAGCCATTTCCGGGGACCAGTTGGCGCAGGGCGAAGGTCAGCTCAAAAAAATGGAGGTGATCATCGCCTCCATGACCCCCAAGGAACGCCGCCAACCCAAAATCCTGGACCTCTCGCGCAAACTACGCATTGCCAAAGGCTCCGGCACCAAAGTGGAAGACGTGAACAAGTTGCTCAAGGACTTTGATAACCTGAGCAAGATGATGAAGCAATTCGCGGGCTTCCAGAAGTCAATGCCCAAACACCTGCAGAAGGCCATGAAAAAGGGAGGGTTGCCGCAAAACCCGACGGCAGGCCTGCCCGGAATGCCGCTCAGCGGAGCCCCTTTTGAACTCCCCAAGTTGCCTGGAGGCTTTCCTTTTAAATTCAAATAGGGCTTCACTCGCCCCTTTGTCCTCAAACGTTCCCCTCCCCTTGATTGATTGACAGGAGCAAGTCAAATGGTAAAAATCCGTCTCAAGCGGATTGGCGCGACCAAGCGCCCCAAGTACCGCGTCGTCGTCCAAGACAGCCGCACCCGCCGTGACGGGGCCGTGATTGAAGAAATCGGCTTCTATGATCCGCAGGCCAATCCTGTGGAACTGCGCATCGACGCCGAAAAGGCCAAGAAGTGGTTGAGTAACGGCGCACAGCCCACG from Candidatus Sericytochromatia bacterium includes:
- the ffh gene encoding signal recognition particle protein is translated as MFETLSDKIQGVFSRLVRGQGKLTEDNISEALREVRRALLEADVNLGVVKTFVARVKEQALGEAVLSGLNPGQTFIKIVHDELITVMGQEAAPLAKAPTGVTVILMAGLQGMGKTTTAGKLALLLKRQGMRPLLAAADIYRPAAIQQLQTLGKQIDVPVHAPGAIDPLEIAAQALQRAEAESYNYLIVDTAGRLHVDASMMDEITRLKAFLKPAEVLLVVDAMIGQDAVQMASSFNEALGISGVVLTKLDGDTRGGAALSIRQVTGCPIKFMGTSEKLDGLEAFHPERIATRILGMGDVLTLIERAQQAITLDEAKALEAKMRKAEFTLEDFAQQLQQMKKIGSMGQILEMLPIPGLKQAISGDQLAQGEGQLKKMEVIIASMTPKERRQPKILDLSRKLRIAKGSGTKVEDVNKLLKDFDNLSKMMKQFAGFQKSMPKHLQKAMKKGGLPQNPTAGLPGMPLSGAPFELPKLPGGFPFKFK
- the rpsP gene encoding 30S ribosomal protein S16 produces the protein MVKIRLKRIGATKRPKYRVVVQDSRTRRDGAVIEEIGFYDPQANPVELRIDAEKAKKWLSNGAQPTETALSLLRKADVVPAAAKK